One Desulfatiglans anilini DSM 4660 DNA window includes the following coding sequences:
- the rfaE2 gene encoding D-glycero-beta-D-manno-heptose 1-phosphate adenylyltransferase has product MARPHIPEIPYLTKIVTLPAAQATIRRLKADARRVVFTNGCFDLLHPGHTRYLSEARRLGDHLLVAVNSDESVRALKGPDRPILPQDVRAELLAALASVDQVVIFDDPTPFQLIQALLPDILVKGGDWAEDAIVGADIVRADGGRVERIPFQTGFSTTSLIEEILRRHIP; this is encoded by the coding sequence ATGGCAAGACCGCACATTCCGGAAATCCCGTACCTGACAAAGATCGTCACGCTCCCCGCGGCGCAGGCGACGATCCGAAGGCTCAAAGCCGATGCCCGGCGCGTGGTCTTCACCAACGGCTGCTTCGACCTCCTCCATCCGGGCCACACCCGCTATCTCTCGGAGGCCCGCCGGCTGGGCGACCACCTCCTCGTGGCCGTCAACAGCGATGAGTCCGTCCGCGCACTGAAGGGCCCGGACAGGCCAATCCTCCCCCAGGACGTCCGCGCCGAACTCCTGGCCGCCCTCGCGTCCGTCGACCAAGTGGTGATTTTCGACGATCCGACCCCCTTCCAGCTGATCCAGGCCCTGCTCCCCGACATCCTCGTCAAGGGCGGTGACTGGGCCGAGGATGCCATCGTCGGCGCTGACATCGTCAGGGCCGACGGCGGCCGCGTGGAACGTATCCCCTTTCAGACCGGTTTTTCCACTACCTCCCTGATCGAAGAGATCCTCCGTCGCCACATCCCATAA